Proteins co-encoded in one Quercus robur chromosome 8, dhQueRobu3.1, whole genome shotgun sequence genomic window:
- the LOC126697575 gene encoding wall-associated receptor kinase-like 20 gives METKRQLFIFTAAALLIYAGCASSAKQCSDCGNTTVPYPLSTSPTCGDQSYKIRCDAAAGGGTLVFDTLNNTYPIASINPSAQRFVIKPATLVSNATCVTSDLVHQGLQLNSSLPFNVTSSNTILYLNCTADLLRSPLNCSSSSLCHVYANYTRGVCANAPLCCTFKAGGSSTSYMIRVRESGCSAYTSFVNLDTSLGVDRWGQPGLEIQWVSPREPVCGSQVDCNDGGNSTCGLDPAESGVRRCFCNSPLVWDPIQGVCVKYCQDAQGCGKADRTALIAGLTSGLGATLFLAIIAILLYKRHRRIIEAQERLAKEREDILNASGGGRAAKLFTGKEIKKATHDFSKDRLLGAGGYGDVYKGFLQDGTVVAVKCAKLGNTKGTDQVLNEVRILCQVNHRSLVHLLGCCVELEQPILVYEYIENGALLEHLQGLKHGGRGQLTWSHRLRIAHDAAEGLAYLHSSAVPPIYHRDVKSSNILLDEKLNAKVSDFGLSRLAHTDMSHISTCAQGTLGYLDPEYYRNYQLTDKSDVYSFGVVLLELLTSQKVIDFNRAEDDVNLAVYVQRMVEEERIMDVIDPMLKEGATTLEMETMKALGFLAVGCLEERRQNRPSMKEVTEEIEYIISIAKAKAVEN, from the exons atggaGACGAAACGTCAGCTTTTCATCTTCACTGCGGCGGCGCTGCTAATCTACGCCGGGTGCGCATCCTCCGCCAAACAATGCTCCGACTGCGGCAACACCACAGTCCCATACCCACTCAGCACGAGCCCCACCTGCGGCGACCAGTCCTACAAAATCCGCTGCGACGCGGCGGCTGGCGGCGGTACGCTGGTGTTCGACACACTCAACAACACGTACCCAATCGCATCCATCAACCCCTCCGCCCAGCGCTTCGTGATCAAGCCCGCCACCCTGgtctccaacgccacctgcgTCACCTCCGATCTCGTCCACCAGGGTCTCCAGCTCAACAGCTCGCTCCCATTCAACGTCACCAGCAGCAACACCATCTTGTACCTTAACTGCACCGCCGACTTGCTCCGCTCGCCTCTGAATTGCTCGTCCTCGAGTCTCTGCCACGTGTACGCTAACTACACCAGGGGAGTCTGTGCCAACGCTCCGCTGTGTTGTACCTTCAAGGCTGGTGGGTCGTCCACTTCGTACATGATTCGGGTTAGGGAGTCCGGGTGCAGTGCGTACACGAGCTTTGTGAACTTGGACACGAGTTTGGGAGTGGACCGGTGGGGTCAACCCGGTTTGGAGATTCAGTGGGTGTCGCCGAGAGAACCGGTTTGTGGGTCCCAGGTGGATTGTAATGATGGTGGGAACTCAACTTGTGGGCTTGACCCAGCTGAGAGTGGGGTCAGGAGGTGCTTCTGTAACTCTCCACTTGTCTGGGACCCAATTCAAGGGGTCTGTGTAAAAT aTTGTCAAGATGCTCAGGGCTGTGGCAAAGCAGACAGGACAGCACTTATAGCAG GCTTAACTTCTGGCCTTGGTGCAACGCTATTTCTAGCCATCATCGCCATCCTACTCTATAAACGCCATAGGCGCATCATAGAAGCACAAGAACGCCTGGCCAAAGAGCGCGAAGATATCCTAAATGCTAGTGGTGGAGGCAGAGCTGCAAAATTATTCACTGGCAAAGAAATTAAGAAAGCAACACATGATTTTTCCAAGGACCGCCTCCTAGGTGCTGGTGGGTATGGTGACGTCTACAAAGGCTTTCTACAAGATGGCACTGTTGTAGCAGTTAAGTGTGCCAAGCTTGGAAACACCAAAGGCACTGATCAGGTCCTCAATGAGGTCCGAATTCTATGCCAAGTTAATCACCGGAGCCTTGTGCACCTTCTAGGTTGTTGTGTTGAGTTAGAGCAGCCTATTTTGGTCTATGAGTACATTGAGAATGGAGCGCTTTTAGAACATCTGCAGGGTCTAAAACATGGCGGGCGAGGCCAACTTACTTGGAGCCATCGTCTCCGCATTGCTCATGACGCTGCTGAAGGTCTCGCTTATCTCCATTCATCTGCTGTTCCTCCAATATATCATCGCGATGTCAAGTCTAGTAACATTTTACTCGATGAGAAATTGAATGCTAAGGTTTCTGATTTTGGGTTATCTAGGTTGGCTCATACTGATATGAGTCACATCTCAACGTGTGCTCAAGGAACTCTGGGATACCTTGATCCTGAATATTATAGAAACTACCAGTTGACCGATAAGagtgatgtttatagttttggagTTGTGTTGTTGGAGCTATTGACGTCTCAGAAGGTGATTGATTTTAATAGGGCAGAAGATGATGTGAACTTGGCAGTTTATGTGCAGAGAATGGTGGAGGAAGAAAGGATAATGGATGTCATTGATCCTATGCTAAAAGAGGGAGCAACCACTTTGGAGATGGAGACCATGAAGGCTTTGGGTTTTCTGGCAGTGGGTTGCTTGGAAGAACGTAGACAGAACCGGCCTTCCATGAAAGAGGTTACTGAGGAGATTGAGTACATCATAAGCATTGCCAAGGCAAAGGCTGTAGAGAATTAG